In Blautia sp. SC05B48, a single genomic region encodes these proteins:
- a CDS encoding type II secretion system protein, with protein MTENKKNSGMTLIEVIVAVSIFSIAAVVLFRGFVTSGLINRKSALYMEATAMAENIMEEVRAKDFGDLSLAFNYPIDKSSSGKEKTRLSFLDSQIDQVRDGSLGVREVLKDHEGYSGVRLYQAADGEDTSRVTASVISEDNGRTYTFNPRENGENASKYYFQLTNVKNDVESFDALLEFDGSKDSGYSKKTASNNEYGKNDYLMPNISKLDTRTNAFLIMDKKWDDNAMREIVSGQLEYAKKKYAEDKTEGSGEDEPKKLSEDEVYAGTRRTLYIRVTESGGTVKAEARYTLSAYNYVKKNGNRYERMDICPCGGESFRTGTKTTSDCFCTYESAYVPFYSAEADANLKSLYVFYYPNYESDSSVTPLDEIVLDNTANYPLQLYITKQRDEENGTPTSVQENAYRMSLTVKESPSLLGKSNWNTNPGLYKAQTKLRTNLDYNISDLNKILSRPKISQMKLTYQAVSASGANERKLTGSAAKKVLDHNGLDDRKQSDRIYTAKVSIYKAGAAEKGFPESDRIAVLDSAKED; from the coding sequence ATGACGGAAAATAAAAAGAATTCAGGTATGACACTGATCGAAGTGATCGTTGCAGTGAGTATTTTTTCCATTGCTGCAGTGGTACTGTTCCGGGGATTTGTCACATCGGGACTGATCAACAGAAAATCCGCCCTCTATATGGAAGCAACAGCAATGGCGGAAAATATCATGGAGGAGGTCAGGGCGAAGGATTTCGGAGATCTTTCTCTGGCATTTAATTATCCGATCGACAAATCATCCTCCGGAAAAGAAAAAACAAGACTTTCTTTTCTGGATTCCCAGATCGACCAGGTCAGGGATGGAAGTCTTGGAGTGAGAGAAGTACTGAAGGACCATGAGGGCTATAGTGGGGTACGGCTTTACCAGGCTGCAGATGGGGAAGATACATCCAGAGTCACGGCATCTGTGATCTCTGAGGACAATGGCAGGACCTACACATTTAATCCGAGAGAAAACGGAGAAAATGCATCGAAATATTATTTCCAGCTTACCAATGTGAAAAATGATGTCGAAAGCTTTGACGCTTTGCTGGAGTTTGACGGAAGTAAGGATTCCGGCTACAGCAAGAAAACAGCCTCCAACAATGAATACGGCAAAAATGATTACCTTATGCCGAATATCTCAAAGCTGGATACCAGGACCAATGCGTTCCTTATCATGGATAAAAAATGGGATGATAATGCAATGAGGGAGATTGTGTCCGGACAGCTGGAATATGCAAAAAAAAAGTATGCAGAGGATAAAACAGAGGGCAGCGGGGAGGATGAACCGAAAAAGCTTTCTGAGGATGAGGTTTATGCAGGAACCAGGCGGACCCTTTATATCCGTGTGACAGAAAGCGGCGGAACCGTTAAGGCAGAGGCCCGCTATACCTTAAGTGCATATAATTATGTGAAAAAGAACGGAAACAGATATGAGCGGATGGATATCTGCCCCTGCGGCGGGGAATCCTTCCGTACAGGAACAAAGACAACCAGTGACTGCTTCTGTACTTACGAAAGTGCATATGTTCCATTTTACAGCGCGGAAGCAGATGCAAACCTGAAAAGCTTGTATGTTTTTTATTATCCCAATTATGAATCTGACAGCAGCGTGACACCTCTGGATGAGATCGTTCTGGATAATACTGCCAATTATCCTTTGCAGCTTTATATCACAAAGCAGAGGGACGAAGAAAACGGTACACCAACCTCCGTTCAGGAAAATGCCTACAGGATGTCCCTGACAGTAAAGGAAAGTCCTTCCCTGCTTGGAAAGAGCAACTGGAACACCAATCCCGGCCTTTACAAAGCACAGACAAAGCTTCGTACCAATCTTGACTATAATATCAGTGATCTGAATAAGATCCTGTCAAGACCAAAGATCAGCCAGATGAAGCTGACCTATCAGGCTGTCAGCGCATCAGGTGCCAATGAACGAAAGCTTACAGGGAGCGCTGCAAAGAAGGTCCTGGATCATAACGGCCTTGATGACCGGAAGCAGAGTGACAGGATCTATACTGCAAAGGTGAGTATATATAAAGCCGGTGCAGCAGAGAAAGGCTTTCCGGAAAGCGACCGGATCGCTGTTCTGGACAGTGCGAAGGAAGATTGA
- a CDS encoding pilus assembly FimT family protein, which translates to MKQLPEKKNRGFTLIEMTVILAIFAILLAVLVPSLDPVAGFRANRAAISIGAALDRTKTEAMDRLVGEMRLSWTSDGYYISYYLDRGKTGVREEQSEKITSGRMKISYTDSNGTTVNLWEDGTNELILTYDRSTGGFLPIQSRVWEQKDILKMLSDGEDIPLDRPENSTQPYCEKITVHGGGQRTRIITLFQDTGKYTISAGKDAS; encoded by the coding sequence ATGAAGCAATTACCGGAAAAGAAAAACAGAGGATTTACATTGATAGAAATGACAGTAATCCTGGCGATCTTTGCCATTCTTCTTGCGGTTCTGGTTCCGTCTCTGGATCCGGTAGCCGGGTTTCGGGCAAACAGGGCAGCCATTTCCATCGGAGCAGCCCTGGACCGGACAAAAACAGAGGCTATGGACCGGCTTGTAGGTGAAATGAGGCTTTCCTGGACTTCAGACGGATATTATATCAGTTATTATCTGGATCGGGGAAAAACAGGTGTAAGGGAAGAACAGTCGGAAAAGATCACTTCAGGGAGAATGAAGATCAGCTACACAGACAGTAATGGCACAACGGTAAATCTCTGGGAAGACGGCACAAACGAGCTGATCCTTACATATGACCGGAGCACAGGAGGGTTTTTGCCCATCCAGAGCCGGGTGTGGGAGCAGAAGGATATCCTGAAAATGCTCTCTGACGGAGAGGACATCCCTCTTGACCGTCCGGAAAACAGCACGCAGCCCTATTGTGAAAAGATCACGGTTCATGGCGGAGGACAGAGAACAAGGATCATTACATTGTTTCAGGATACAGGAAAATATACGATTTCTGCAGGAAAGGACGCTTCATGA
- a CDS encoding DUF5057 domain-containing protein: MKIKHKKLLLSGIAVITAGVLGAGALFESSVSVQASAAMMPGIETIVKNSTEKKPFRILELVDDSEDAEIGYYVSGQEPSLKLYEYQYQDEDNVTRTIRFSTLEEGLEKLPEKQRKEFAMNVKLAEDGSVDENADTGIRKIRDIAGAAGVDSEKSSPLTYSDYQEKYFPDAGEGEEDGWKKLELRNFDGSSRTDTVTLNGNYVEDDAGDYTKQQQEYYPIRKDVEQDNERPEKYRENIRNFYFSEGDDVRGSYFLQFEEVDNATVNNALKDENDRGQKTILPEYDYPNGKYGYYENVYTDLTDEIVNNIGEGKYTFPGEQPEDASVALDGVLVQDNSSPVTEQESSDFDDGTAKSRQPSEEFQENQPEVESSEIQDGLSDDENGSGAGESGEFSDDTTDIQSDEENPEIQDSEQPDSGAPDEDELEIQDVNEDTITQSRILGALKNPASAGSQTDPYIYLGESIEQYPFYKYTLIGDLDYIRDQVQYAQEEDQKLADQGQEAVRKEGDITLADGQYWYWKDDGTGNVERVAVSIVTGKQPVEYEDIQSIPEDFLYNYYYKVEKVWFCCRRSADGSDTDPSAFANFGWYYPSYPENEDPYLKVEEGDGKAATHYTSDAEYKLTPGNGNYSFVQGDGSACQVEVDHFYYQGGYVNNDWLKRYVFHLSPEDEEFKNLNIQVDTKKASDFSEICAVQTDADTKDLALEDAPAKDSETLSAAAENSDTGILADYDLIYINGTLSDTTAAFFRNSTVPCIINSFRLTGGSALQEAFNAFIKDDDADGSYVNHYVYVFRNTQQSGAEHCLVNTAFHTNFNPDADKDSTDTFPDAVAGFEEILNYVESENKYRSLGVLGADSTDSSDQEDTFSDGSREALEPLTKEISQARALEYIINYQYKRQVTTKAEINVLEIEPDKCSPELTADEVRKWLGDDKSADTSEIDAITDGSQNINIKTMTASEFVGHVDDILSDYDMFYIGGTKNRDSDPLITGDGSLRYVHIGSGVQIQSNRKELLKLLGQLDNEYDQSYSGSNGVKRFAPLNTYGPDGGGYLRGSGNDMTKQQSQELLDFVKSGYPVVISSELLTGERKADSSKVDTSSYYYSFIQQALEYDNVFESSKLGSGKKDIRFFSELAKPVINFDENGGRPAEAAGVDDFSDESSGTIQDELRFTFTVENDSDAAPAISTYNCNLYIDLNFDGVFSEREKQDKYMVVQDESGNVLTQVKYGEDDYRYELKMGQKYTVIRKIPSDYFKLITWKLEAVSNRNSYVHTSETGYSRQQNTSGQKQTIRVLQLIPTNCTWTLSSSRRFNELLSGVQDFNIVMESKTVTEINQYTQAQMRELLRDKQMLIIGFADVYQDISNANHQADEILDFVKSGKSTLFAHDTTSYINYDYNKLYRKIASTQYGVDENTDVYYDAYLHRANINNVTWGLSLNTILRSVTGMDRYGIVSDKQLSNGMTVSQLLKQGRGLTDGSSVTFKELMEKAGDIAYKTGDQGESYAQTQAYTNNLLNQYQLGSNGTTTTSISRINEGAITKYPYKMGDMLNIAVTHGQYYQLGLEQDCDINGNSDGKTDIVVWYALSGSIYDKSPNDARNNYYLYSKGNVIYTGAGHSAVTGDDEIRLFINAIVAAANVTAVQPEVSFVNTLDPSARTESVHYYMTDQSTWATGEANTLETNADLNINVKDYNMVSADLDQDDLKDQEMVLKFYIEDENGQLPDNSIQNTLPSELRNRKLTDITEKIGSLIPYGKENEPLYCSADGKFHNVQNNAYSLTVPGIETYLRKTEEDGTQDYRKSCKVWAQVSSTVYLYGEPKTSTVWAAIDLKQRQLFDLD, from the coding sequence ATGAAGATCAAACATAAAAAGCTGCTGCTATCCGGGATAGCAGTGATCACAGCAGGTGTCCTTGGTGCAGGCGCACTGTTTGAGAGCAGTGTTTCCGTACAGGCTTCGGCGGCAATGATGCCCGGGATCGAAACCATTGTAAAAAATTCCACGGAAAAGAAGCCCTTCCGCATCCTGGAGCTTGTAGATGACAGTGAAGATGCAGAGATCGGTTATTATGTGTCCGGACAGGAGCCGAGTCTGAAGCTTTATGAATACCAGTACCAGGATGAGGATAATGTTACCCGGACCATACGGTTCTCCACTTTGGAGGAAGGGCTTGAAAAGCTTCCGGAAAAGCAGCGGAAGGAATTTGCAATGAATGTAAAGCTCGCGGAAGACGGATCTGTTGATGAAAACGCAGACACCGGGATCCGTAAGATCCGTGATATTGCAGGTGCTGCCGGAGTGGACAGTGAAAAGAGCAGTCCTCTGACATATTCAGACTATCAGGAAAAATATTTTCCTGACGCCGGAGAAGGTGAGGAGGATGGCTGGAAGAAGCTGGAGCTCAGGAATTTTGACGGATCATCCAGGACAGATACGGTTACGCTTAACGGAAATTATGTCGAAGATGATGCCGGGGATTATACAAAACAGCAGCAGGAATATTATCCGATCCGAAAGGACGTGGAGCAGGATAATGAGCGGCCGGAAAAATACCGTGAGAATATCAGGAACTTTTATTTTTCAGAGGGAGATGATGTACGCGGGAGCTATTTCCTGCAGTTTGAGGAGGTAGATAACGCCACAGTAAACAATGCTCTGAAGGATGAAAATGACAGAGGGCAGAAAACCATACTTCCGGAATACGATTATCCCAATGGAAAATACGGATATTACGAGAATGTGTATACGGATCTGACAGATGAGATCGTAAATAATATCGGAGAAGGGAAGTATACATTCCCCGGCGAACAGCCTGAAGATGCTTCAGTGGCTTTGGATGGGGTACTTGTACAGGATAACTCTAGCCCTGTGACAGAACAGGAAAGCAGTGATTTTGATGATGGAACTGCAAAGAGCCGGCAGCCCTCAGAGGAATTTCAGGAGAACCAGCCGGAAGTGGAAAGCAGTGAAATCCAGGATGGGCTTTCGGATGATGAGAATGGCTCTGGTGCCGGTGAGAGTGGGGAGTTTTCCGATGATACAACCGATATACAAAGTGATGAGGAAAATCCGGAGATCCAGGACTCAGAGCAGCCGGATAGCGGAGCGCCTGACGAAGACGAACTGGAAATTCAGGATGTTAATGAAGATACTATCACACAGAGCCGTATCCTTGGAGCACTGAAAAACCCGGCATCAGCCGGCAGCCAGACAGATCCGTACATTTATCTGGGAGAAAGTATAGAGCAGTATCCTTTCTATAAATATACACTGATCGGTGATCTGGATTACATCAGAGATCAGGTACAGTATGCGCAGGAAGAGGATCAGAAGCTGGCAGACCAGGGGCAGGAGGCTGTCCGCAAAGAGGGGGATATCACCCTTGCAGATGGTCAGTACTGGTACTGGAAGGATGACGGGACCGGAAATGTGGAGCGTGTGGCTGTTTCCATTGTTACGGGAAAACAGCCGGTTGAATACGAGGATATCCAGAGCATTCCGGAGGATTTTTTATATAATTACTACTATAAGGTTGAGAAGGTCTGGTTCTGTTGCCGGAGATCTGCAGACGGAAGTGATACAGATCCTTCTGCTTTTGCAAATTTTGGCTGGTATTATCCCTCTTATCCGGAAAATGAGGACCCTTACCTGAAGGTGGAGGAAGGTGATGGAAAAGCTGCAACGCATTATACTTCAGATGCAGAGTACAAGCTGACACCTGGAAATGGAAATTACAGCTTTGTTCAGGGAGATGGCTCTGCATGCCAGGTTGAGGTGGATCATTTTTACTATCAGGGAGGCTATGTCAACAACGACTGGTTGAAGAGATATGTATTCCATCTTTCTCCCGAGGACGAAGAATTTAAAAACCTGAATATCCAGGTCGATACAAAAAAAGCTTCTGATTTCAGCGAGATATGTGCAGTACAGACAGACGCGGATACAAAAGACCTTGCACTGGAGGATGCTCCTGCCAAAGACAGCGAAACGTTATCTGCAGCGGCGGAAAATTCCGATACCGGAATTCTGGCGGATTATGATCTGATCTATATCAATGGAACGCTTTCCGATACAACGGCAGCCTTTTTCAGAAACTCGACAGTTCCATGCATCATCAATTCCTTCAGACTGACCGGCGGTTCTGCCTTGCAGGAAGCATTTAACGCTTTTATAAAGGATGATGATGCAGACGGCAGCTATGTAAACCATTACGTATACGTTTTCAGAAATACTCAGCAGTCAGGCGCGGAACACTGCCTTGTGAACACAGCGTTCCATACAAATTTTAATCCGGATGCGGATAAAGACAGCACAGATACCTTTCCGGATGCCGTTGCCGGCTTTGAAGAGATCCTGAACTACGTTGAAAGTGAAAATAAATACCGTTCGCTTGGAGTGCTAGGGGCAGACAGCACAGATTCTTCCGATCAGGAAGATACATTTTCAGATGGAAGCAGAGAAGCTCTGGAGCCTCTCACAAAAGAAATCTCTCAGGCTCGTGCCCTGGAATATATTATCAACTATCAGTATAAACGGCAGGTGACTACAAAAGCAGAGATCAATGTTCTGGAGATCGAACCGGATAAGTGCAGTCCGGAGCTTACCGCTGATGAAGTAAGAAAATGGCTGGGCGACGATAAATCTGCAGACACCTCCGAAATCGATGCTATAACAGACGGTTCTCAGAATATCAATATCAAAACAATGACAGCTTCGGAATTTGTGGGCCATGTTGACGATATCCTTTCGGATTATGATATGTTCTATATCGGCGGAACAAAAAACAGAGACAGCGATCCTCTGATCACAGGAGACGGAAGCCTCCGGTATGTGCATATAGGCTCCGGTGTACAGATCCAGAGCAATAGAAAGGAACTTCTGAAGCTTTTGGGACAGCTGGATAATGAGTATGACCAGAGCTACAGCGGCAGTAACGGAGTAAAACGCTTTGCGCCCTTAAATACCTACGGACCGGACGGCGGCGGATATCTGCGGGGGTCCGGCAATGATATGACAAAGCAGCAAAGCCAGGAGCTGCTGGATTTTGTCAAAAGCGGCTATCCAGTCGTGATCAGTTCCGAACTGCTTACCGGTGAACGGAAAGCAGACAGCTCAAAGGTTGACACCTCTTCCTATTATTACAGCTTTATCCAGCAGGCGCTGGAATACGATAATGTTTTTGAAAGCTCCAAGCTTGGCAGTGGGAAAAAAGATATCCGGTTTTTCTCGGAGCTTGCGAAGCCGGTGATAAATTTTGATGAAAATGGTGGAAGACCGGCGGAGGCAGCAGGTGTGGATGATTTCAGTGACGAAAGCAGCGGAACGATCCAGGATGAACTGAGATTTACGTTCACTGTTGAAAATGATTCTGACGCTGCTCCTGCCATTTCCACTTATAACTGCAATCTGTATATTGATCTGAACTTTGACGGTGTATTTTCCGAGAGGGAAAAGCAGGATAAATATATGGTTGTGCAGGATGAAAGCGGAAATGTGTTAACACAGGTGAAGTATGGAGAGGATGATTACCGTTATGAGCTGAAGATGGGGCAGAAATATACGGTGATCCGGAAAATTCCATCGGATTATTTTAAGCTGATCACATGGAAGCTGGAAGCGGTAAGCAATCGTAATTCTTATGTCCATACTTCAGAGACAGGGTATTCCAGACAGCAGAATACATCCGGTCAGAAGCAGACGATCCGGGTTCTTCAGCTGATCCCGACAAATTGCACATGGACCTTAAGCAGCAGCCGGAGATTTAATGAGCTGCTGTCCGGGGTTCAGGATTTCAATATTGTCATGGAATCAAAAACAGTCACGGAGATCAATCAGTATACACAGGCCCAGATGCGAGAGCTTCTCCGGGACAAGCAGATGCTGATCATTGGATTTGCAGATGTATATCAGGATATTTCAAATGCGAACCATCAGGCAGACGAGATCCTGGATTTTGTGAAGTCCGGAAAAAGCACTTTGTTTGCGCATGATACCACATCGTATATTAATTATGATTATAATAAGCTGTACAGAAAAATAGCATCAACACAGTACGGAGTGGATGAAAACACAGATGTATACTACGATGCGTATCTGCACAGAGCCAACATCAATAATGTGACATGGGGACTTTCGCTGAATACTATACTTCGTTCTGTAACGGGAATGGATCGTTATGGGATCGTTTCCGATAAGCAGCTTTCCAACGGAATGACAGTTTCGCAGCTTTTGAAACAGGGAAGGGGCCTGACGGACGGTTCCTCCGTTACATTTAAGGAGCTGATGGAAAAAGCCGGTGACATAGCATATAAAACCGGAGATCAGGGTGAAAGCTACGCACAGACCCAGGCATACACCAATAATCTGCTGAATCAGTATCAGCTGGGATCAAATGGAACGACCACAACCAGTATCAGCCGGATCAACGAAGGTGCGATCACCAAATATCCTTACAAAATGGGAGACATGCTGAACATAGCTGTTACTCACGGGCAGTATTATCAGCTGGGGCTGGAGCAGGACTGTGATATCAACGGGAACAGTGACGGCAAAACGGACATTGTTGTCTGGTATGCATTATCCGGAAGTATTTATGATAAATCTCCTAATGATGCGAGAAATAATTATTATCTGTACAGCAAGGGCAATGTGATCTATACAGGAGCCGGGCATTCTGCAGTGACCGGCGACGATGAGATCAGGCTTTTTATCAATGCGATCGTGGCAGCGGCTAATGTCACAGCCGTACAGCCGGAGGTAAGCTTTGTAAATACTCTTGATCCTTCTGCCCGGACGGAATCGGTTCATTATTATATGACAGACCAGAGTACCTGGGCAACCGGGGAGGCAAATACGCTTGAGACAAATGCAGATCTGAACATCAATGTAAAGGATTATAATATGGTCAGCGCAGATCTGGATCAGGATGATCTGAAGGATCAGGAGATGGTCCTGAAATTTTATATCGAAGATGAAAACGGACAGCTTCCGGATAACAGTATCCAGAATACCCTTCCGTCTGAACTCAGGAACAGGAAGCTTACAGATATCACAGAAAAAATCGGAAGCCTGATCCCCTATGGGAAAGAGAATGAGCCGTTATATTGCAGTGCAGATGGAAAATTCCATAATGTTCAGAACAATGCCTACAGTCTTACAGTTCCGGGGATCGAGACATATCTGAGAAAGACGGAGGAGGACGGTACACAGGATTACCGCAAAAGCTGCAAAGTCTGGGCTCAGGTTTCCAGCACGGTTTATCTTTACGGAGAACCAAAGACAAGTACCGTCTGGGCAGCTATTGACCTGAAGCAGCGGCAACTTTTTGATCTGGATTAA
- a CDS encoding PilW family protein, which yields MRTEQERQQKNGGFTLVEMIVAVAITAVFSAVVLTAVAAGSRLYRSISGSTRVQMDTQELTDSVEKLIVNAGESIYYAYGSGKSPGAPISDDIDGSTDGDRTLLLCSIQKNKGGAGIRVVDVLDWRESEQKLYYSRQEITAAGTSMLTEPSVYGEGIMEFHVDVSRADSDGIIRFQLITENLGKKLRTLHTVDLRNPVKIILPGSQQQEEGGQPQT from the coding sequence ATGAGAACAGAACAGGAGAGACAGCAGAAAAACGGAGGCTTCACCCTGGTGGAAATGATCGTTGCCGTTGCGATCACAGCTGTTTTTTCAGCTGTGGTGCTGACGGCGGTTGCAGCAGGCTCAAGATTATACAGGAGTATTTCAGGCAGCACCAGAGTGCAGATGGACACCCAGGAGCTTACAGACAGTGTGGAGAAGCTTATCGTCAATGCCGGTGAGAGCATTTATTACGCATACGGATCCGGAAAATCTCCGGGAGCTCCGATCTCTGATGATATCGATGGCAGTACGGATGGTGACAGGACTCTTCTTCTGTGTTCCATACAGAAAAACAAAGGTGGAGCTGGCATCCGTGTGGTGGATGTTCTGGACTGGAGAGAAAGCGAACAGAAGCTTTATTACAGCAGACAGGAAATCACAGCAGCCGGGACAAGTATGCTGACAGAGCCTTCAGTCTATGGAGAAGGTATCATGGAATTTCATGTGGATGTCAGCCGGGCAGACAGTGACGGCATCATCCGTTTCCAGCTGATCACAGAAAACCTTGGAAAAAAGCTCCGGACGCTGCATACCGTGGATCTGCGTAATCCGGTTAAGATAATACTGCCGGGCTCACAACAGCAGGAAGAAGGAGGTCAGCCACAGACATGA
- a CDS encoding type II secretion system protein, which produces MNKMNSKTKQKKNQGFSLITVILAVSFIGILSMLMLYLAVSNFFMKTTDLKGKNSFYTAERALEEIKTGLQQDIGDAMSKAYIHVLETYDKNSASKDVVQDEERQKEFQNDFIEKLAESLQKSGGSGSEYSLEHLKSYLDLTDSNKYDPDKETLIVTTPAGSDPILKKSRKDGILLENLKVIYVDAKGLASVIETDIRLGIPEVQFPTPSTLPDLMNMIVVAEGGIICDADVTKASTIQGSIYAGLLKGKDNPDGDSRTSILLKPGASLEITRGDKVVGAGEIKVEEGGTFTSDAGVTLWAQGARLSSATVNLLGTTYFADDLTVESGKNSNVTIRGNYYGYGSAGSARADSCRNAGTLYTNWTDAAISSAIVINGKNTTMDLSGVEKLMLAGKNYIGTSRIASGNSSAGNSDVMTGESLTVKGTQLAYLFPVELFDLESGVLGGNPVSYDEYSQSGLMGQTELPVKWDEPVESWGGKTLRQIGVDQNQPVQEVFYNDNSGGGSVYFYLNFSDPSSAAAFMDSYYSSNPRIKSNMDQYLSFYFAGENSGIRMGETDNYLRYVTNGNILTYDGNTASGDLMDATDAEASGKLVQEQINYQNTWYALNRKMITSVDLLNTKMEDSEGIIHDETDSGRSVFDNLVNEKEMVRYLYEKHPNDLSCEFTAGEEDDGLTAIICHNGVSSTYEEKASDGSTKKTTVPGTGRTLEITQAMADKLRLVLCTGDVKIDEGVQFRGIIMAKGKLTLEPGAKLEAASLEAARVFQSVTVNEDIAPQQFFWEGDKYVLGNTSAEDAGNGTGKLSDSYDLSEYVTYENWKKE; this is translated from the coding sequence ATGAACAAAATGAACAGTAAGACAAAACAAAAAAAGAACCAGGGTTTTTCCCTGATCACCGTGATCCTGGCGGTGTCCTTTATCGGCATTTTAAGCATGCTGATGCTGTATCTGGCAGTAAGCAATTTCTTTATGAAAACTACAGATCTGAAGGGGAAGAACAGCTTTTATACGGCTGAGCGTGCACTGGAGGAAATAAAGACAGGGCTGCAGCAGGATATAGGAGATGCCATGTCAAAGGCCTACATTCATGTACTGGAGACATACGATAAAAACAGTGCTTCCAAGGATGTAGTACAGGATGAAGAGCGTCAGAAGGAATTTCAGAATGATTTTATTGAAAAGCTTGCCGAAAGCCTTCAAAAAAGTGGCGGCTCCGGATCAGAATACAGTCTGGAGCATCTCAAGAGCTATCTGGATCTTACAGACAGCAATAAATACGATCCGGATAAAGAGACACTGATCGTGACCACACCTGCAGGAAGTGATCCGATACTGAAAAAAAGCCGGAAGGACGGGATCCTCCTGGAAAACCTGAAGGTAATTTATGTGGACGCCAAAGGGCTGGCATCTGTGATCGAAACCGACATCCGTCTGGGTATTCCGGAGGTACAGTTTCCCACCCCATCCACACTTCCGGATCTGATGAACATGATCGTTGTGGCAGAGGGAGGTATCATATGTGATGCAGATGTGACAAAAGCATCCACGATCCAGGGCAGTATTTATGCAGGGCTCTTAAAAGGCAAAGATAATCCGGACGGGGATTCCCGCACAAGTATTCTGCTGAAGCCGGGCGCTTCCCTGGAGATCACCCGGGGAGACAAGGTTGTGGGAGCAGGTGAGATCAAGGTGGAGGAAGGAGGAACCTTTACCAGTGATGCCGGTGTGACCCTTTGGGCACAGGGGGCGAGACTTTCCTCTGCGACTGTTAATCTTCTGGGAACTACATATTTTGCAGACGATCTGACTGTGGAATCCGGAAAAAACAGCAATGTGACTATCCGGGGGAATTATTATGGCTACGGCTCAGCAGGATCGGCAAGAGCAGACAGTTGCAGAAATGCGGGAACCTTGTATACAAACTGGACGGATGCGGCTATCAGCAGTGCCATCGTGATCAATGGAAAAAATACGACCATGGATCTTTCCGGAGTGGAGAAGCTCATGCTTGCCGGAAAAAATTATATAGGCACCTCCAGGATCGCATCAGGAAACAGCAGTGCCGGAAACAGTGATGTGATGACCGGTGAGAGCCTGACAGTAAAGGGAACACAGCTTGCCTATCTGTTTCCTGTGGAACTTTTTGATCTGGAATCCGGTGTGCTTGGCGGAAATCCGGTGTCCTACGATGAATATAGCCAGTCCGGGCTGATGGGGCAGACAGAGCTTCCGGTGAAATGGGATGAACCGGTGGAAAGCTGGGGAGGCAAAACTCTCCGCCAGATCGGAGTGGATCAGAACCAGCCGGTACAGGAGGTCTTTTATAATGACAATTCCGGAGGAGGCTCGGTTTATTTTTACCTGAATTTTTCAGATCCCTCCAGTGCGGCGGCATTTATGGACAGCTATTACAGCAGCAATCCACGGATAAAGTCAAATATGGATCAGTATCTGTCGTTCTATTTTGCCGGCGAGAACTCCGGGATCCGCATGGGAGAAACAGATAATTATCTCCGCTATGTGACAAACGGAAATATTCTGACCTATGATGGAAATACGGCTTCTGGTGATCTTATGGACGCAACGGATGCGGAGGCCTCCGGAAAGCTGGTCCAGGAGCAGATCAACTATCAGAATACCTGGTATGCCCTGAACCGTAAAATGATCACAAGCGTGGATCTTCTCAATACGAAGATGGAGGACTCCGAGGGGATCATACATGATGAGACAGACAGCGGAAGAAGCGTTTTTGACAATCTGGTCAATGAAAAAGAAATGGTCCGATATCTGTATGAAAAACATCCAAATGATCTGAGCTGCGAATTTACGGCCGGTGAGGAGGATGACGGATTGACTGCGATCATCTGCCATAATGGTGTGAGCAGTACCTATGAGGAGAAAGCTTCTGACGGCAGTACCAAAAAGACCACGGTTCCGGGAACAGGAAGGACACTGGAGATCACACAGGCTATGGCTGACAAGCTTCGTCTTGTGCTTTGCACCGGAGACGTGAAGATCGATGAAGGAGTACAGTTCCGTGGGATCATCATGGCAAAGGGAAAGCTGACACTGGAGCCGGGAGCAAAGCTGGAAGCAGCATCCCTTGAGGCTGCCAGGGTGTTCCAGAGCGTTACTGTCAATGAGGATATCGCACCTCAGCAGTTTTTCTGGGAGGGAGATAAATACGTCCTTGGAAATACGTCCGCAGAGGATGCCGGAAACGGAACCGGAAAGCTTTCCGACAGCTATGATCTTTCAGAGTATGTAACTTATGAAAACTGGAAAAAAGAGTAG